The Ensifer adhaerens genome contains a region encoding:
- a CDS encoding alpha/beta hydrolase, protein MLKSLITAAAFALSASALTPAQAAPATKNVVLVHGAFADGSGWQGVYNILKKDGYNVTIVQNPTLTLAGDVAATKRAIAAQDGPIVLVGHSYGGVVVSEAGTDEKVKSVVYIAAFAPDKGESVSSLIANPPAGAPVPPILPPVDGFLSLDKEKFAAAFAADVDPEIAAFMADSQVPWGVEAAAGAVTAPAWKEKPSFYLVATDDHMIPPAAQRQMAKRAGSTVVETSGSHAIYVSKPEAVAKLIEQAAQASE, encoded by the coding sequence ATGCTCAAGTCCCTCATCACCGCCGCCGCTTTCGCCCTCTCCGCAAGCGCGCTGACGCCGGCCCAGGCCGCCCCCGCCACCAAGAATGTCGTGCTCGTTCACGGCGCCTTTGCCGACGGCTCCGGCTGGCAGGGCGTCTACAACATCCTGAAGAAGGACGGCTACAACGTCACCATCGTACAGAACCCGACCCTGACGCTTGCCGGCGACGTCGCGGCCACCAAGCGTGCGATCGCCGCTCAGGACGGCCCGATCGTGCTCGTCGGCCACTCCTATGGCGGCGTGGTCGTTTCGGAAGCCGGCACCGATGAGAAGGTGAAGTCTGTCGTCTACATCGCCGCCTTCGCGCCGGATAAGGGCGAGTCCGTTTCCTCGCTCATCGCCAACCCGCCGGCCGGCGCGCCCGTTCCGCCGATCCTGCCGCCGGTCGATGGTTTCCTCTCGCTCGACAAGGAAAAGTTCGCCGCCGCCTTCGCGGCCGATGTCGATCCTGAGATTGCCGCCTTCATGGCCGACTCCCAGGTCCCGTGGGGCGTCGAAGCGGCAGCCGGCGCCGTCACCGCTCCGGCCTGGAAGGAGAAGCCGAGCTTCTATCTGGTCGCGACCGACGACCACATGATCCCGCCGGCCGCCCAGCGCCAGATGGCAAAACGCGCGGGCTCCACCGTGGTCGAAACATCCGGCAGCCACGCCATCTACGTCTCGAAGCCGGAAGCGGTCGCCAAGCTGATCGAGCAGGCAGCGCAGGCGAGCGAATAA
- a CDS encoding 2'-5' RNA ligase family protein, whose product MSSNQFAFDLGCPQPAPAIDILYFALLPDEPAATKALAIAERDFADQMADGFIYRPDRLHVSVDKRWQGRGLPDFAVADALRQGDRVDVPAVEIRLDRLVSNGNGRDRPRALTTRDAAPGFSALVRQIEALKRPLMAIPHMTLYRNDRVAPDLRVSEPVSWVARELVLIHARQGAGSTKILARWPLLPSR is encoded by the coding sequence ATGTCGTCGAACCAATTCGCATTCGATCTCGGCTGTCCCCAGCCAGCGCCGGCAATCGACATCCTCTACTTCGCGCTGCTTCCGGACGAGCCGGCTGCCACGAAGGCACTGGCGATTGCCGAAAGGGATTTCGCCGACCAGATGGCGGATGGCTTCATCTATCGGCCCGATCGCCTGCACGTCTCTGTCGACAAGCGTTGGCAGGGCCGCGGCTTGCCCGACTTCGCGGTTGCGGATGCGCTGCGGCAGGGTGACCGCGTCGACGTGCCAGCGGTCGAGATCCGCCTCGACAGGTTGGTCAGCAACGGCAATGGCCGCGACCGGCCGCGCGCCCTGACGACGCGCGACGCCGCGCCGGGCTTCAGCGCGCTGGTCCGGCAGATCGAGGCGCTCAAACGCCCGCTCATGGCAATCCCCCATATGACGCTCTACCGGAACGATCGGGTCGCGCCGGATCTCCGCGTTTCCGAACCGGTCTCCTGGGTGGCGCGCGAACTCGTTCTGATCCATGCCCGCCAGGGGGCGGGCTCTACGAAGATCCTCGCCCGCTGGCCGCTATTGCCGTCGCGCTGA
- a CDS encoding succinylglutamate desuccinylase/aspartoacylase domain-containing protein, whose translation MDVSEIIIAGDTPGIEWRLPVFRFKGRTAAAPKTYIQAALHANELPGTALAHFLLQRLQQAEKDGAILGDITVVPQANPIGTAQSHFGELQGRFDLGSRTNFNRDFPLITLGDRDRLIDDLDRYSATDRLKRQLLHMALGADLMLDLHCDDEALQYAYIDDAFWPEAGDLASALDMEAVFLSDGESSAFEEAVAYAWKYETGQKKTRLPGRLSVTVELRGTRDVYPELARKDAVGVFRFLVARGVITGDEETIAPFAGIIAPLDNIEMIRAPEAGAILFHRDIGESVKAGDLLATILTRPGQADGALEVRAPQDGLIVTRVSTRLARRRSDLMKIACAAPSSAGRKPGSLEA comes from the coding sequence ATGGACGTTTCCGAAATCATCATCGCCGGCGATACGCCCGGTATCGAATGGCGCCTGCCGGTTTTCCGTTTCAAGGGCAGAACGGCCGCTGCACCGAAGACCTACATCCAGGCGGCGCTGCACGCCAACGAACTGCCGGGCACCGCACTTGCCCATTTCCTGCTGCAGCGGCTGCAGCAGGCGGAGAAAGACGGCGCCATCCTCGGCGACATCACCGTCGTGCCCCAGGCAAATCCGATCGGCACCGCGCAGTCGCATTTCGGCGAGTTGCAGGGCCGCTTCGACCTCGGCTCACGCACGAACTTCAACCGTGATTTTCCGCTGATCACGCTTGGCGACCGTGACCGGCTGATCGACGATCTCGACCGCTACTCGGCGACGGATCGGCTGAAACGGCAGCTGCTGCATATGGCGCTCGGCGCCGACCTGATGCTCGATCTTCATTGCGACGACGAGGCGCTGCAATACGCCTATATCGACGACGCCTTCTGGCCGGAAGCGGGCGACCTCGCCTCGGCGCTCGATATGGAGGCGGTCTTCCTTTCGGACGGCGAAAGCTCCGCCTTCGAGGAGGCTGTCGCCTATGCCTGGAAATACGAAACCGGGCAGAAGAAGACACGCCTGCCGGGACGCCTCTCGGTGACGGTCGAGCTTCGCGGCACGCGCGACGTCTATCCGGAGCTTGCTCGCAAGGATGCCGTAGGGGTCTTCCGCTTCCTCGTCGCCCGCGGCGTCATTACCGGTGACGAAGAAACAATTGCACCCTTCGCTGGCATCATCGCACCGCTCGACAACATCGAGATGATCCGGGCCCCTGAGGCCGGCGCCATCCTGTTCCACCGGGATATCGGCGAGAGCGTGAAGGCGGGCGATCTGCTCGCAACGATCCTTACGCGCCCCGGCCAGGCGGACGGCGCCCTCGAGGTGCGCGCGCCGCAGGACGGGCTGATTGTCACCCGCGTCTCGACCCGCCTTGCACGCCGGCGCTCGGACTTGATGAAGATCGCCTGCGCTGCGCCGTCGAGCGCCGGGCGCAAACCCGGGTCGCTCGAAGCCTAG
- a CDS encoding MarR family winged helix-turn-helix transcriptional regulator, with translation MPDEPTTLPLDSQLCFSIYSASIAINRVYKPMLDALGVTYTQYLVLSTLWERDGLTISAIADRLGLESSTITPAVKRLEAAGFLGRHRSVTDERQVEVHLTAKGRGLHVKTGCLTDALLENSGFTVPEMIDLNERVRKLRDGMRDAVK, from the coding sequence ATGCCTGACGAACCGACAACGCTGCCGCTCGACAGCCAGCTCTGTTTTTCGATCTACTCGGCGTCGATCGCCATCAACCGCGTCTACAAGCCGATGCTCGATGCGCTCGGTGTGACCTACACGCAGTATCTCGTCCTGAGCACGCTTTGGGAGAGGGATGGGTTGACGATCTCGGCGATTGCCGATCGGCTGGGTCTGGAATCGAGCACGATCACGCCGGCTGTGAAGCGGCTCGAAGCTGCCGGCTTCCTGGGGCGGCATCGCAGCGTCACCGACGAGCGGCAGGTCGAGGTCCACCTCACCGCGAAAGGGCGCGGCCTCCACGTGAAGACCGGCTGCCTGACCGATGCGCTTCTGGAAAACTCCGGCTTCACGGTGCCGGAAATGATCGATTTGAACGAGCGGGTGCGGAAACTCCGCGATGGCATGCGCGACGCGGTGAAGTAG
- a CDS encoding GFA family protein, producing the protein MSKSYIGGCACGAIRYEISGEPVFSNDCQCRDCQHESGTGHGSHMTFRREGVKLEGQASHWDMVADSGHVKTRGFCPSCGSPVYMTFSAMPEFFSVRAASLDDPSRYRPQAVTYAVRGLAWDRLDPNLQKFGRMPTE; encoded by the coding sequence ATGAGCAAGTCCTATATCGGCGGATGCGCCTGCGGCGCGATCCGCTACGAGATCTCAGGAGAACCGGTCTTCTCCAACGACTGCCAGTGCCGTGATTGCCAGCACGAAAGCGGGACCGGGCACGGATCGCATATGACGTTCCGCCGCGAGGGCGTGAAGCTCGAAGGTCAGGCCTCGCATTGGGACATGGTCGCCGACAGCGGCCATGTGAAGACGCGCGGCTTCTGCCCCAGCTGCGGCTCTCCGGTCTACATGACCTTCTCAGCCATGCCGGAGTTCTTCAGCGTTCGCGCTGCAAGCCTCGACGATCCCAGCCGTTACAGACCGCAAGCGGTGACCTACGCCGTGCGCGGCCTTGCCTGGGACCGCCTCGATCCGAATTTGCAGAAATTTGGCCGGATGCCGACGGAGTAG
- the guaA gene encoding glutamine-hydrolyzing GMP synthase → MTQTAHPDTVLIVDFGSQVTQLIARRVRESGVYCEIVPFQSAEEGFQRLKPKAVILSGSPASTLDIGSPRAPSVIFDSGLPVFGICYGQQTICAQLGGKVESGHHREFGRAFLEVEKECALFDGLWSLGSRHQVWMSHGDRVTAIPEGFEVVATSANAPFAFIADEKRKYYAVQFHPEVVHTPDGAKLISNFVHKIAGIKGDWSMSAYRAKAVEAIRRQVGDKKVICALSGGVDSSVAALLIHEAVGDQLTCILVDHGLMRKDEAKNVVAMFEEHYNLHLLHVDASDRFIGELEGQSDPETKRKIIGRLFIEVFEEEAKKLGGADFLAQGTLYPDVIESVSFTGGPSVTIKSHHNVGGLPERMNMQLVEPLRELFKDEVRVLGRELGLPDSFIGRHPFPGPGLAIRCPGGITREKLEILREADAIYLDEIRKAGLYDAIWQAFAVLLPVQTVGVMGDGRTYEFVCALRAVTSVDGMTADFYHYDMEFLGRAATRIINEVRGINRVVYDVTSKPPGTIEWE, encoded by the coding sequence ATGACCCAGACAGCCCATCCCGACACCGTTCTCATCGTCGACTTCGGAAGCCAGGTGACGCAGCTCATCGCCCGGCGCGTGCGCGAATCCGGTGTCTATTGCGAAATCGTGCCGTTCCAGTCGGCCGAAGAAGGTTTTCAGCGGCTGAAGCCGAAGGCCGTCATCCTTTCCGGCAGCCCGGCCTCGACGCTCGATATCGGCTCGCCGCGTGCGCCCTCGGTGATCTTCGATTCCGGCCTGCCGGTGTTCGGCATCTGCTATGGCCAGCAAACCATCTGCGCCCAGCTCGGCGGCAAGGTCGAGAGCGGCCATCACCGTGAATTCGGCCGCGCCTTCCTGGAAGTCGAAAAGGAATGCGCGCTGTTCGACGGTCTCTGGTCCCTCGGCTCGCGCCACCAGGTCTGGATGTCGCATGGCGACCGCGTCACCGCGATCCCCGAAGGCTTCGAGGTCGTCGCGACCTCCGCCAACGCCCCCTTCGCCTTCATCGCCGACGAGAAGCGCAAGTACTACGCCGTGCAGTTCCATCCGGAAGTCGTGCACACGCCCGATGGCGCCAAGCTGATTTCCAACTTCGTGCACAAGATCGCCGGCATCAAGGGCGACTGGTCGATGTCGGCCTATCGTGCCAAGGCGGTCGAGGCGATCCGCCGTCAAGTCGGTGACAAGAAGGTGATCTGCGCGCTCTCGGGCGGCGTCGACAGCTCGGTTGCGGCACTGCTGATCCATGAAGCCGTTGGCGACCAGCTCACCTGCATCCTCGTCGACCACGGCCTGATGCGCAAGGACGAGGCGAAGAACGTCGTTGCGATGTTCGAGGAGCACTACAACCTCCACCTCCTGCACGTCGACGCTTCCGACCGGTTCATCGGCGAGTTGGAAGGCCAGAGCGATCCGGAAACCAAGCGCAAGATCATCGGCCGCCTGTTCATCGAGGTGTTCGAGGAAGAGGCAAAGAAGCTCGGCGGTGCGGACTTCCTCGCCCAAGGGACGCTCTATCCCGACGTGATCGAAAGCGTCTCGTTTACCGGCGGCCCGTCGGTGACCATCAAGTCGCACCACAATGTCGGCGGCCTGCCGGAGCGCATGAACATGCAGCTCGTCGAGCCGCTGCGCGAACTCTTCAAGGACGAAGTGCGCGTGCTCGGCCGCGAACTCGGCTTGCCCGACAGCTTCATCGGCCGCCACCCCTTCCCGGGTCCGGGCCTTGCCATCCGTTGCCCGGGCGGCATCACCCGCGAGAAGCTCGAGATCCTGCGCGAAGCGGATGCGATCTATCTCGACGAAATCCGCAAGGCCGGCCTCTATGACGCCATCTGGCAGGCTTTCGCTGTGCTTCTGCCGGTGCAGACCGTCGGCGTCATGGGCGATGGCCGCACCTACGAGTTCGTCTGTGCACTTCGCGCCGTCACCTCGGTCGACGGCATGACGGCGGACTTCTACCACTACGACATGGAATTCCTCGGCCGCGCGGCGACGCGTATCATCAACGAGGTCCGCGGCATCAACCGCGTCGTCTACGACGTCACCTCGAAGCCGCCGGGCACGATCGAGTGGGAATAA
- a CDS encoding ArsR/SmtB family transcription factor has translation MIETAPITAVMRALADPTRRAVFERIANADEITVVELTRGSGVTQGAVSQHLKSLKQAGLVAERPEGRNVYYRAEPEGLAPLVDWMSHYGTFWRDRFANLRTLLKEIDP, from the coding sequence ATGATCGAAACCGCTCCCATCACCGCCGTCATGCGCGCCCTTGCCGATCCGACCAGGCGCGCCGTGTTCGAGCGCATCGCCAATGCCGACGAGATCACCGTCGTTGAACTGACGCGCGGCAGCGGCGTGACGCAGGGCGCGGTTTCGCAGCACCTCAAGTCGCTGAAACAGGCGGGTCTCGTCGCCGAGCGTCCGGAGGGCCGCAACGTCTATTACCGCGCCGAGCCCGAGGGCCTGGCGCCGCTCGTCGACTGGATGAGCCACTACGGCACCTTCTGGCGTGACCGCTTCGCCAATCTGCGCACCCTTCTCAAGGAGATCGATCCATGA
- a CDS encoding glutathione S-transferase family protein, translating to MILIGQYDSPFVRRVGIALSLYDIPFEHRPWSSFGNADELRAYNPLTRVPTLVLDDGTVLTDSHIILDYLDSLVSDDRVLFPRTEPARHRVLRIATLATGLGDKAVSLFYEKRLHGAVSALWVDRCRRQIEETLQVLETSRAQSTGAYWFGERIGHVDIAVAAVLRFLKEVHPDLVAMGRYPRLQAHADMLEALPVFQTISQPFIPPA from the coding sequence ATGATCCTGATCGGCCAATATGACTCCCCCTTCGTGCGACGCGTGGGCATCGCGCTCAGCCTTTACGACATCCCGTTCGAACACCGTCCCTGGTCGTCCTTCGGCAATGCCGACGAGCTTCGGGCCTACAATCCGCTGACGCGCGTGCCGACGCTGGTGCTGGACGATGGGACGGTGCTTACCGACAGCCATATCATTCTCGATTATCTCGACAGTCTCGTTTCCGACGACCGGGTCCTGTTCCCGCGAACGGAACCGGCGCGCCACCGGGTGCTGAGAATCGCGACGCTTGCCACGGGCCTCGGCGACAAGGCCGTCAGCCTGTTCTACGAGAAGCGGTTGCACGGGGCGGTCTCGGCACTCTGGGTCGACCGCTGCCGCCGCCAGATCGAAGAGACGCTTCAAGTGCTCGAAACGAGCCGCGCGCAAAGCACGGGCGCCTATTGGTTCGGCGAGCGCATCGGCCATGTGGATATCGCCGTTGCGGCCGTGTTGCGCTTCCTCAAGGAGGTGCATCCCGATCTGGTCGCGATGGGGCGCTATCCGCGTCTGCAGGCGCATGCGGACATGCTTGAAGCGCTTCCGGTGTTCCAGACGATCAGCCAGCCCTTCATTCCGCCCGCGTAA
- a CDS encoding SDR family oxidoreductase, with amino-acid sequence MENVHGKVVAVTGASSGIGEAAAKLLAAAGAKVVIGARRSDRLERIAGEIAGAGGEVRFRVLDVTDRGDVAAFARFAQAEFGRLDVIVNNAGVMPLSPLAALKVDEWDRMVDVNIKGVLYGIAAALPIMSAQGDGQIINISSIGGHSVSPTAAVYCATKFAVRAISDGLRQETDRIRVTVISPGTTTSELAYTISDLTARETMKEWRAVCISPDAIASSIAYAIGQPDDVDVSEIIVRPTASPH; translated from the coding sequence ATGGAAAATGTTCACGGAAAAGTCGTGGCCGTGACCGGCGCAAGCAGCGGCATCGGCGAAGCCGCTGCGAAGCTGCTGGCGGCTGCCGGAGCCAAGGTCGTGATTGGCGCACGCCGGTCCGACCGGCTGGAACGCATCGCCGGCGAAATCGCCGGCGCCGGCGGCGAGGTCCGCTTTCGCGTGCTCGACGTTACCGACCGCGGCGACGTCGCCGCCTTCGCCCGCTTTGCCCAGGCCGAATTCGGCCGCCTCGATGTCATCGTCAACAATGCCGGCGTGATGCCGCTGTCGCCGCTGGCAGCGCTCAAGGTCGACGAGTGGGACCGCATGGTCGACGTGAACATCAAGGGTGTGCTCTACGGTATCGCCGCGGCCCTGCCGATCATGAGCGCGCAAGGGGACGGGCAGATCATCAACATCTCCTCGATCGGCGGCCATTCCGTGTCGCCGACGGCCGCCGTCTATTGCGCCACCAAGTTCGCCGTCCGGGCGATCTCGGACGGCCTGAGGCAGGAGACCGACCGCATCCGCGTTACCGTCATCTCGCCCGGAACGACGACCTCCGAACTCGCCTATACGATCAGCGATTTGACCGCACGAGAAACCATGAAGGAATGGCGGGCCGTCTGCATCAGTCCTGACGCCATCGCGTCGTCGATCGCCTACGCCATCGGACAGCCCGACGATGTCGACGTCAGCGAGATCATCGTGCGCCCGACGGCGAGCCCGCATTGA
- a CDS encoding SRPBCC family protein: MTDAAALKLETQDIVVDEVFPHTPETIWRTLTNGELMGRWIMPPTGFQPVEGTHFTFRTTPAGAWDGTIRCQVLEVRPHERFVYSWKGGDEGNSGYGSRLDTVVTWTLTKVDNGTRLRLVHSGFVTPKNDSAYANMSNGWPKVLSRLGTITDEQH, encoded by the coding sequence ATGACCGACGCAGCAGCCTTGAAACTCGAGACCCAGGATATCGTCGTCGACGAGGTCTTTCCGCATACGCCCGAGACGATCTGGAGGACACTGACCAACGGCGAATTGATGGGCCGATGGATCATGCCGCCGACCGGTTTCCAACCGGTGGAAGGCACCCATTTCACCTTCCGGACGACGCCCGCCGGCGCATGGGACGGGACCATCCGTTGCCAGGTGCTGGAGGTGCGCCCGCATGAGCGTTTCGTCTACTCCTGGAAAGGTGGCGACGAAGGCAACAGCGGCTATGGCTCGCGTCTCGATACGGTCGTCACCTGGACGCTGACGAAGGTCGACAACGGCACCCGCCTCCGGCTCGTTCATTCCGGCTTCGTCACGCCGAAGAACGACAGCGCCTATGCCAACATGAGCAATGGCTGGCCGAAGGTCCTGTCGCGGCTCGGCACCATTACCGACGAACAGCATTGA